In Ptychodera flava strain L36383 chromosome 21, AS_Pfla_20210202, whole genome shotgun sequence, a genomic segment contains:
- the LOC139121330 gene encoding lysosomal acid glucosylceramidase-like, with protein sequence MAVTRSQKCVIFTFSWILLSHTFVCGVIDAQTECTKQEFGDTSFVCVCTASECDTVQEPQVSKGHYAVYTSSKTLDRLKQRVYKIDSKPNITNSVTFTVNRTVTYQTILGFGGAFTDAAGINILNVTKDVQDKILQSYFAKDGIEYTFGRIPMASCDFSTHPYSYDDVPGDLALQHFALAKEDLMYKVPLIQRAMNMSERTLSFFGSPWSAPYWMKDNQNETGQGALIGQPGGKYYKAWAMYFARFIEEYAKHGIKLWGVTAQNEPTDGAIYKFSFQSMYFNETSQRDFIKLDLGPTLKERGHSDVKVMILDDNRLMLPHWADVVLKDPDAAQYIAGVAVHWYLNSFVPANVLSMTHDKHPDYFLLATEACAGSFPGQKHVMLGNWERGESYSHDIITDLQHWVSGWVDWNMALNMQGGPNWVANYVDSPIIVDADKDVFYKQPMFYHLGHFSKFVTPGSVRIDIHANEDNKLEVIAFLTTQKEVVVVMLNRQDAAVPVNLYDPAIGYINAEVPARSIQTYIWM encoded by the exons aTGGCTGTCACGAGATCGCAGAAGTGtgtgattttcacattttcgtgGATTTTACTAAGTCACACCTTCGTTTGCG GTGTGATTGACGCACAGACAGAGTGCACAAAGCAAGAGTTTGGAGACACTTCATTTGTGTGCGTCTGCACAGCATCTGAGTGTGACACCGTGCAAGAGCCCCAAGTAAGCAAAGGTCACTATGCAGTGTACACAAGCAGTAAAACACTTGACAGGCTAAAACAGAGGGTGTACAAAATTGACAGCAAACCAAACATTACAA ACAGTGTAACATTCACCGTGAACAGAACAGTGACCTACCAGACGATCCTTGGCTTCGGTGGAGCTTTCACAGATGCTGCTGGTATCAACATTCTGAACGTCACCAAAGATGTCCAAGACAAGATATTGCAGTCTTACTTTGCAAAAGATG GAATTGAATACACTTTTGGACGTATTCCCATGGCAAGTTGTGATTTCTCAACACATCCATATTCCTACGATGATGTACCTGGAGACCTAGCCTTGCAGCACTTCGCACTTGCCAAGGAAGATCTGATGTACAAG GTACCCTTGATTCAGAGAGCAATGAACATGAGTGAAAGGACCTTGTCCTTCTTTGGAAGTCCATGGTCAGCTCCCTACTGGATGAAGGACAATCAGAATGAAACTGGGCAGGGCGCCCTCATTGGACAACCAGGAGGGAAATACTACAAAGCCTGGGCAATGTACTTTGCAAG GTTTATTGAAGAGTACGCCAAACATGGAATCAAACTCTGGGGTGTGACAGCACAGAACGAACCCACTGATGGTGCCATTTACAAGTTTTCATTCCAGAGCATGTATTTCAATGAGACATCACAACGAGACTTCATCAAATTAGACTTGGGACCGACATTAAAAGAAAGGGGGCACTCTGATGTTAAAGTGATGATATTGGATGATAACAGACTTATGCTACCACACTGGGCAGATGTG GTGTTAAAAGATCCTGACGCTGCCCAATACATTGCTGGTGTTGCTGTCCACTGGTATCTTAACTCTTTTGTACCAGCCAATGTTTTGTCCATGACACATGACAAACATCCTGACTATTTCCTACTGGCCACCGAAGCTTGTGCAGGGTCATTCCCAGGTCAGAAACACGTCATGTTAGGAAACTGGGAGCGAGGAGAATCCTACAGTCATGACATCATCACT GACTTGCAGCACTGGGTTTCTGGTTGGGTTGACTGGAACATGGCACTGAACATGCAAGGTGGTCCTAACTGGGTGGCCAACTACGTTGACAGCCCCATCATCGTGGATGCAGACAAGGACGTCTTCTACAAACAACCAATGTTTTATCACTTGGGACACTTCAG TAAATTTGTCACGCCAGGCTCTGTAAGAATTGATATCCATGCCAATGAGGATAACAAACTTGAAGTAATTGCTTTTCTTACAACTCAAAAAGAGGTTGTAGTGGTGATGCTCAACAG GCAAGATGCTGCTGTTCCAGTTAACCTCTATGATCCAGCTATAGGCTACATCAATGCTGAAGTACCAGCTAGGTCCATACAGACATACATCTGGATGTAA
- the LOC139121348 gene encoding LOW QUALITY PROTEIN: uncharacterized protein (The sequence of the model RefSeq protein was modified relative to this genomic sequence to represent the inferred CDS: deleted 2 bases in 1 codon), which yields MATARFALARELCKAIQRDDESLTELLLSQGANPNTPLPDGVSPFHIAVGAKSIEYTKLMLQFNGNPNVRCSEGLTPLHVAAMWGKYEELQMLIYNGGDPFICEEEGRNAYDLAEEYGDVRCIELLKDYKEWDTGVQEDASPRYSLLPVSGCSSQDATDSLRKNHTWDLQTPPNTISSNSSSPALGYSCSPTNQRPSSSLSNESSANRRYTSSSSAGTNIANSKSYSSDISSFTDIDEDIAFNFAKSLNLLSDSFTSDKRLSRDTASSELDVNELDLGMYNSQQSDDNLSNISGATYVISRGSPKPGLPRLNSSGSSSSSLGQDCRLSLGSDRSSQSVNMDNAHRCSGTVSDLYDLVHGEACDFEKWGYGNSHGWISDDVCRGEIQDCCDSWNQNVDVVRNSKRHSDPDEHSCSDETHHEESRTSQRSNSKTVLSSSLLSGNDVRHELPNLSISTLASTLSEDSAQGLDVTSPDHPLIYMKSSTSSSEDDDSKLEKTILFCGAISEEDEDAFDSDDDEVEKTHKECDSTCLSSFSSDKSNSTNEEFYSAEEQPSEEGGGSLNDTEILSDESASPVRHCPDTLILEDSQHRKGLCRVANKHVLTLILDDSQTQSPRLSIHDTEKVCPDTLILNDSQTQSSELLVQQSEQACPDTLILNESQTPCVEHSQSDGHTERNRYSLSKQSCPDTLILEDSGTEPLHVSQRHVKTQSIDRNTQPDTLILDSSQESQSIKDRLRSSRKVKKRYSALYNVSDLVTSDDTSTEFSLDHRDRYSERSAGDAQTCLSSGDSQTPESVDHTIEYIYKDTDIGATLIERRCPSSCNSSQSGTKSVNSSLESSSDETIIYDWQQYQTDAFSDTDSDSQVIEIPPQVRTLSNRDLRGELKSFGESPGPINSTTRNVYLGLLTKLKKDPSRPKVTVDNQSSSGFILELHQCLCQNQAIPNLQDDEDKLAAQFDQPDPQRKWREGTLKSSFNYLLLDPRVTRNLPVRYHHGLSEMDAFSMFVSAIFYVGKGKRARPYAHFYEALEQISNPRLRPSEKVQHILDIWQLGLGVVSLHCFQSVIPVEAYTREACMVEALGLSRLTNAKKGDYYGIAATWSASKKRKMGIHLLGKAFKIFLIEGERQIRPADIRVGQ from the exons ATGGCAACAGCAAGATTTGCCCTAGCGAGAGAGCTCTGCAAAGCGATTCAAAGGGACGATGAGAG TCTCACAGAGTTGTTGCTGTCACAAGGTGCAAACCCGAACACTCCACTCCCGGACGGTGTCAGTCCATTCCACATTGCAGTCGGAGCAAAAAGTATTGAGTATACCAAGCTAATGCTGCAATTCAATGGAAATCCAAATGTCAG ATGCAGTGAAGGGTTAACTCCATTGCATGTAGCTGCCATGTGGGGGAAGTATGAAGAATTGCAAATGCTCATCTACAACGGCGGTGACCCATTCATCTGTGAAGAGGAAGGAAGGAATGCCTATGATTTGGCAGAAGAATACGGCGATGTCAGGTGCATTGAGTTGCTGAAAGACTACAAGGAATGGGATACAGGAGTGCAGGAAGATGCATCTCCAAGGTATTCCTTGCTACCTG TTTCAGGTTGTAGTTCCCAAGACGCCACAGACTCACTGCGTAAAAACCACACCTGGGATCTGCAAACACCACCAAATACCATATCGTCAAATTCCAGTAGTCCAGCTTTGGGGTATAGCTGCTCACCAACCAATCAAAGACCATCATCTTCACTCTCCAATGAATCATCAGCGAATCGGAGATAcacatcctcatcctcagccggAACAAACATTGCCAATTCCAAGTCTTATTCAAGCGACATCAGCAGCTTCACTGACATTGACGAGGACATTGCATTCAACTTTGCCAAATCCTTAAATCTGCTATCTGACTCATTTACAAGTGATAAAAGACTCTCCCGGGACACAGCAAGCAGTGAACTTGATGTAAATGAACTTGACCTTGGCATGTACAATAGCCAACAGAGTGACGATAATCTCTCAAACATTTCAGGCGCCACCTATGTTATTAGCCGGGGCAGTCCAAAGCCAGGTTTACCAAGGCTCAATAGTAGTGGCAGCAGCAGTTCATCACTGGGTCAAGACTGTAGGCTTAGCCTTGGCAGTGACAGGAGCTCGCAAAGTGTCAACATGGACAATGCCCACAGATGCAGTGGTACTGTGAGTGATTTATATGATCTTGTGCATGGTGAAGCATGTGACTTTGAGAAATGGGGTTATGGGAATAGCCATGGTTGGATCAGTGACGATGTGTGTCGAGGGGAAATCCAAGATTGTTGTGACAGTTGGAATCAAAATGTGGACGTCGTAAGGAATTCAAAACGGCACTCTGATCCAGATGAGCACAGTTGCAGTGATGAAACCCATCATGAAGAGAGCAGAACTTCTCAAAGATCCAACTCAAAAACTGTTCTATCAAGCTCGCTTCTCTCCGGAAATGATGTACGCCACGAACTGCCAAATTTGTCTATTTCAACTTTGGCAAGCACTTTAAGCGAAGACAGCGCACAGGGTCTGGATGTGACATCTCCGGATCATCCTCTCATCTATATGAAATCATCGACCAGCTCAAGTGAGGATGATGACAGCAAATTAGAAAAGACCATTCTGTTCTGTGGTGCCATTTCAGAGGAAGATGAAGACGCCtttgacagtgatgatgatgaggtcGAGAAAACCCACAAGGAGTGTGATAGTACTTGTCTTTCTTCTTTCTCATCAGATAAATCTAACAGCACAAACGAAGAGTTTTATTCTGCAGAGGAGCAGCCTAGCGAGGAGGGAGGTGGTTCCTTGAATGACACTGAAATTTTATCTGATGAATCTGCGTCTCCCGTAAGGCATTGCCCGGATACTTTGATTCTTGAGGATAGTCAACACCGGAAGGGTCTTTGCAGAGTGGCAAACAAGCATGTCCTGACA TTAATACTAGACGACAGTCAAACGCAAAGTCCCAGATTGTCGATACACGATACAGAAAAAGTGTGTCCGGACACTTTAATTCTTAATGACAGTCAAACACAAAGTTCAGAATTGCTAGTACAGCAGAGTGAACAAGCCTGTCCAGACACATTAATTCTGAATGAGAGTCAAACACCATGTGTTGAACATTCACAGAGCGATGGCCACACAGAGAGGAACAGATATTCTCTCTCTAAACAGTCTTGTCCCGATACACTGATTTTGGAAGACAGCGGAACAGAACCCTTACATGTTTCACAAAGGCATGTGAAAACACAAAGCATAGACAGAAACACTCAGCCAGACACACTGATACTGGACAGCAGTCAGGAGTCCCAGAGTATAAAGGATAGACTTAGGAGCAGTAGAAAGGTGAAAAAGCGCTACAGCGCCCTCTACAACGTAAGTGATCTAGTCACTTCAGATGATACAAGTACCGAATTTTCCCTCGACCACAGGGATAGATATTCTGAACGTTCTGCTGGGGACGCACAGACTTGTCTTTCCAGTGGTGACAGTCAGACACCAGAGAGCGTTGACCACACCATTGAGTACATTTACAAAGACACAGACATTGGTGCCACTCTCATTGAGAGACGCTGTCCGTCGTCGTGTAACAGTAGCCAGTCTGGCACCAAAAGTGTCAATTCTTCACTAGAAAGTAGCAGTGATGAAACCATCATTTACGACTGGCAGCAGTACCAGACAGATGCCTTCAGCGACACAGACAGCGATTCACAGGTCATTGAGATTCCGCCACAGGTGAGGACTCTGTCTAATAGAGATTTACGGGGAGAATTGAAGAGTTTTGGTGAGTCTCCAGGACCCATCAACTCGACCACCAGGAATGTGTATCTGGGACTACTGACCAAATTGAAGAAAGATCCCAGTAGACCGAAAGTTACAGTTGACAATCAGTCTTCATCAG GTTTTATACTTGAACTGCACCAATGCCTTTGTCAAAATCAAGCCATTCCCAACTTGCAAGATGACGAAGACAAGCTTGCTGCACAGTTTGATCAGCCTGACCCACAGCGCAAATGGAGAGAGGGAACTCTGAAATCATCTTTCAATTATCTTCTTTTGGATCCGAGAGTCACCAGAAATCTACCTGTGAGGTACCACCATGGCTTGAGTGAAATGGACGCGTTCAGTATGTTTGTTTCAGCCATTTTCTATGTCGGCAAAGGCAAGAGAGCCAGGCCCTATGCTCACTTTTATGAAGCTCTGGAACAGATCAGTAATCCAAGGCTGAGG CCGAGTGAGAAAGTCCAACACATATTAGACATCTGGCAGCTGGGTCTTGGAGTTGTATCCCTGCATTGCTTTCAAAGTGTGATACCAGTGGAAGCATACACCAGAGAAGCGTGTATGGTTGAAGCATTGG GCTTGTCACGCCTAACGAATGCAAAGAAAGGTGACTATTATGGGATAGCAGCGACGTGGTCAGCATCCAAGAAGAGGAAGATGGGAATTCATCTACTTGGCAAAGCTTTCAAAATATTCCTCATTGAAGGGGAAAGGCAGATCAGACCAGCTGACATCAGGGTGGGACAGTGA